The nucleotide window CGCGCCTCCGGCTGGCGGGACAAGTCGAAAACGGGCGGCCCCCTGGCCATGGAAAGCCCGGACCGCACCGTCCGCATCGCCTACGACCCCTACGTCCTGCCCGGCGGGTGGTCGATCCACGGCGCCGCGAGCGGCCACCAGGACGAGTGGTGGGCCGTCCTCGGCCGGCAGACGCCGGTGGAGATCGTCGCCGGTCTCACCGACGCCCTCACCCAGCCCCGCTCCGCGCACGCCCCCAACGTCTGGGCGCCGCTACAGGACCAGAACTGGAGCGACCAGCCCCACCCCGACCATGTAACCGCGACCAGTCCCGACGGCAACGCCTGGGTGCAGTACCACCAGAGCCCCGGCAGCGAGTCGATGTGGTGGGCCGGGGCGAAGGACGGCCAAGGCAACGGCTGGACCGCCCAGTTCGCACCCAGTACGCCGATGCACCTCGTGCAAGCCTTCTCGACCGCGCTCGCCAGCCCCGAGCCCGTGATGCGCCCGCTCGGCCGCGTCCCGCACAGCACACAGATCCGCACCACATCCGTCTCTGTGCTGCCCTCCCAGCTCAGCGCCTGGCAGCAGGCCCGGATCACCGCCGCCCGTGCCGCCACCTGGGCACGCAACACCACCCGAGGCAGCCGGCCCCGCACCACGGCCCGCCCCCACGCCAATGCCGGTGGCACCCGAACCCGCCGCTGACCTTTCGCCCCGCACCATCGAGGAGACCCATGCCCGCACTCACCCCGGACACCATCCGCACCGCGACCGAGACCCTCTCCCGCCTCACCGACTACCTGCTCGGCAATCCCCACCCCGAAGAGGCACTCGCCCTGGCCGAGCCCCTGCTGGATGAGCACACGGGCATACCCATGCAGCTCGCCGACATCCTGCGTGCCCTCGCCCGCACCGTGCAGGAGCACCCCGACACCCCCCGTAACCTGGAAGCCGACTTCCTGGTAGCGGAGTTGCGCGACGCGGCGTGGGAGCAGTCCGACCAGCACACCCTGCACTACGCCCTGGACGACCTGCGCGCCCTGGTCGAGAAGGCTCCCGCGAGCGAGCCGGAGTGCTGCTGGTGCCGGTGAGTGAACGGCAGCTCGCCGCCTTCGCCGCCAAGCACGCCGGGCAGATCCCGTTCGACACCAGCCCGCGCCACCTCGCCGGAGGAGGGGACGCGCGCCACGTCACCCACGGCCTGGCCGCCGCCGGATGGAAAGCCGTCTCCGACCCGCTGAGTGCCGAGATCGTCCTGCGCAGTCCTGACCTCCGCCACCACCTCAAGTTCGACCCGCAGTCCACCACCTCCGCATGGTGGTGGCTGCAGGCCGAGCACACCGACACCGAGCGAGGCTGGCACGCCGAGTTCGGCGAACTCCTCCCCGCCGAATTCCTCGCCGGCCTTACCGACGCGCTCATCTCCCCGGCACCCGCCTCGCATCCGGAACCCCTCACGGTGCTCAGGGCTGCGGGCTGGCAGGTCGGGCCGGACGACGCGGCGGTATCGCCGGACGGCATGTGCCACGCAGAGCAGCTTTCCCACCGGGACGCCCCGGCGTACTGGCGCGTTGAGACGTGCGAGCCGGGATACGGAACCCCCATGGGCCCGCGGATCTGGCACGCGTATTTCGACGCCAACACGCCCGAACACCTCGTGACCGCGTTCGTCACCGCACTCGCCGACCCCGCACCGCTCCAGCGCGCCATGTACGACCGCACCGCTCACTACAGCGCCGTGCAAGTGCCCAGCCCACTCACTCCGCAGCAGACGGTCGACGCGCACACCACCCGCATCGATTCGCTCCGCTCACACGCACGCGCAGCCCGCCGGCAGGCAACGAAACCCGCGACGACCCCGGCGACGACCAGTGCCGCCCGTCCGACCGTCCGCCGCTGAACCGACAGGACCCTGACCATCTCCGCCGATCACACCGCCCACCGCGAGTACCTCCGCCACCTCGACAGCTACCTGAGCGACAGCAAGCAGACCCTGGACGCCTGGGACGTCTACTCCGACGAACACACCGACCTCGACGGCTGGCCGCACGACGACCACGCCTACGGGCTGCGCGCCAGCCAGCGCGACGCCGACACCCACACGGCGTTCGAGCCACTGCGCACCAACGCCCGCCTCCTGCTGGGCACCGCAGAAACGCAGCTCGCCCACCTGCCCGCGAACACCGTACAGAGCCGCTGGGTCTACCAGTTGGGCGTCCTGCACGCCGCGCTCGAACGGCTCGAAGGGCTGCAGGAACAGTGGACGACGACCCTCGACACGCTCCCCGCCAACGCCCGGCCCGGGAGCCCGGTCTTCGACAACGCCCTCGCCGAGCACCACGCCGAATCATGGAGCTACCTCGACGACTGGGCCACCCACGGCCAGGCATTGCGGGAGATCAACTCCGCAGCCCTGAAAGCCCCCTCGCGTCTGGCGCCGCCACCGACCACGGCCCCCGTAACCGGCCGGGCCGCCCCGGTGAGGAAGTGAGTGTGCCCCCGCCCACCGAGAGTGTCGAGGTCGAGTTCATCACCCCGCGTCACCTGGCCGGGGGCGGAGACCCCGCCTGGGTCACCGTCCCGCTCCACCGCGCCTGCGGCTGGAGCTACGGCCATGACCCCCTGATGCCGCGCGTGCTGCTTTCCAGCCCCGACCAGAAGGCGCTCCTGCGCCTGGAGCCCGACCCCGACGGCCAGTGGTGGACCCTCCAACACGCCCCGGAGCCGGACCGGTCCGCCTGGTACGCGAGCTTCGGCGCCCGCACTCCCGTCGAGATCATTGCCGCGTTCACCGACGCCCTCACCGACCCGGCTCCGGCGGCGGCTGCCGACCCGTACAAGACGCTCCAGCAGGTCGGCTGGTCGCCTTACGGAGAGTGCGGCCTCGTGTCGCCCGACAACAAGGCGTACGTCGAGAGCCTGGGCACGCCGAAGGCTCCAGGGGCGTGGTTCGTCACCGTCACGCTCGGGCTGCAGAAGCAGGTGTGGCAGGCCCGATTCGGCGAGCACACGCCTGCGCACCTCGTCGCCGCGTTCACCGCTGCGCTCGCCGACCCGAGCCCCGTGCCGCGCACCGACAGCCTGCACGGCCTGGTGGCCCACGACCCCAACCTCATCGCCCGCACCCGCCGCGAGGTGCCCGCCGTGCAGGTCGCCACGGCTCTGGAAGAGCGTGTCCGCTCCCTGGCCGGCCGCCGCGCCGGACCTCCGGCGTGTCCTAGCCCGCTGCGACCGCCGCCTGCCACGAACGGCCGCAGCCGCTGACCCCTCCGTCCCCACCCCGGAAGCGCGTAGCCCTTTGCCCCCCTCCTCCAACAGCTCCACCGACGGGTACGACCTCGTCCTGCGCCTCCTGGTCGGAGTGCTCGCCGTCGTCGTTCCCCTGTCCCACCTCGCCTGGCTGTCCGGCAACATTGCCGCCTACCTGACCGGCATCACCTGGGCGCCGTACCAGCCGACCAACGCCCTGCTCCATCCCGAACGCCTATGGCCCCAGGCAGGGGAAACGTCCCTGCTCATCAGCACCCGTATCGTCCCCGTGCTCCTCCTCCTGGCCCTCGGTGCAGCGGCCGGCATCCTGTGGTCCCGGCACAAGAACCGCAGCGGCGGCCGGAAGAAGATCACCGACATGGCCAAGGCCCGGGACATCCAGCCGCTGATGGCCAAGGCGATCACCAACAAGGCCCGTTCGCTGCGCCCGAGCCTGAAGGACGCCAAGCACATCGACGCGAAGGACACCGGCATCCTGCTCGGCAACCTCCAAGGCAGCCGCCACGAGGTGCGGATGGGCTTCGAGGACGTCGCCGTCGCGATCATGGCCCCCCGGTCCGGCAAGACCACTTCGCTCGCCATCCCCTCCATGCTCGCCGCCCCCGGCCCGGTCCTTCTGACGTCGAACAAGGCCGCCGGGGATGCCTTCACCACCGCCTACGACGCCCGCACTCAGGTGGGACGGGTGTGGACCATGGACCCGCAGCAGATCGCCCACGCAGCCCGCGAAATGTGGTGGAACCCCCTCGCCAGCGCGAAAACCCTCGACGGCGCAGGCCGGTTGGCCGGTCACTTCCTCGCCGCGAGCGTGGATGCGAGCGCGCAGGGCGACTTCTGGTCCAAGGCCGGCAGCAACATCCTGTCCCAGCTCCTACTGGCCGCAGCCCTCGACGAGCGGCCGATCACCGACATCATGCAGTGGCTCGCCTTCCCCGCCGACCGCACCCCGCTCGACATCCTCCGCGACCATGATTTCGCCGCAGTCGCCGCCCAGCTCAAGGGCACCGTCGAAGGACCGCCGGAGACACGGGACGGCATCTACGAGACCGCCCG belongs to Streptomyces finlayi and includes:
- a CDS encoding DUF317 domain-containing protein, whose translation is MPPPTESVEVEFITPRHLAGGGDPAWVTVPLHRACGWSYGHDPLMPRVLLSSPDQKALLRLEPDPDGQWWTLQHAPEPDRSAWYASFGARTPVEIIAAFTDALTDPAPAAAADPYKTLQQVGWSPYGECGLVSPDNKAYVESLGTPKAPGAWFVTVTLGLQKQVWQARFGEHTPAHLVAAFTAALADPSPVPRTDSLHGLVAHDPNLIARTRREVPAVQVATALEERVRSLAGRRAGPPACPSPLRPPPATNGRSR
- a CDS encoding DUF317 domain-containing protein, which gives rise to MPVSERQLAAFAAKHAGQIPFDTSPRHLAGGGDARHVTHGLAAAGWKAVSDPLSAEIVLRSPDLRHHLKFDPQSTTSAWWWLQAEHTDTERGWHAEFGELLPAEFLAGLTDALISPAPASHPEPLTVLRAAGWQVGPDDAAVSPDGMCHAEQLSHRDAPAYWRVETCEPGYGTPMGPRIWHAYFDANTPEHLVTAFVTALADPAPLQRAMYDRTAHYSAVQVPSPLTPQQTVDAHTTRIDSLRSHARAARRQATKPATTPATTSAARPTVRR
- a CDS encoding type IV secretory system conjugative DNA transfer family protein, with product MPPSSNSSTDGYDLVLRLLVGVLAVVVPLSHLAWLSGNIAAYLTGITWAPYQPTNALLHPERLWPQAGETSLLISTRIVPVLLLLALGAAAGILWSRHKNRSGGRKKITDMAKARDIQPLMAKAITNKARSLRPSLKDAKHIDAKDTGILLGNLQGSRHEVRMGFEDVAVAIMAPRSGKTTSLAIPSMLAAPGPVLLTSNKAAGDAFTTAYDARTQVGRVWTMDPQQIAHAAREMWWNPLASAKTLDGAGRLAGHFLAASVDASAQGDFWSKAGSNILSQLLLAAALDERPITDIMQWLAFPADRTPLDILRDHDFAAVAAQLKGTVEGPPETRDGIYETARQYAAALLNTEIAAWVTPQKDVPEFRPAQFVTSTDTLFLLSKDGGGGASALIAACADSVMRAATAQAERAGGRLDPPMLAILDEAANVCKISDLPDLYSHLGSRGIIPITILQSYRQGQKVWGDAGMDAMWSASTVKVIGAGIDDPDFADKLSRLIGDHDVETTSTSHSDSGKSTSVSMRQERILPADAIRALPKGTALCFATGMRAAMLDLRPWYQEPGADELSAASAHASKGITARAIAKHALQQDDYGSAA
- a CDS encoding DUF317 domain-containing protein gives rise to the protein MKNKQWQGWGAGEQAQQHYLIEPRSLAGGGDVRHVSEFLRASGWRDKSKTGGPLAMESPDRTVRIAYDPYVLPGGWSIHGAASGHQDEWWAVLGRQTPVEIVAGLTDALTQPRSAHAPNVWAPLQDQNWSDQPHPDHVTATSPDGNAWVQYHQSPGSESMWWAGAKDGQGNGWTAQFAPSTPMHLVQAFSTALASPEPVMRPLGRVPHSTQIRTTSVSVLPSQLSAWQQARITAARAATWARNTTRGSRPRTTARPHANAGGTRTRR